One Candidatus Eisenbacteria bacterium genomic window carries:
- a CDS encoding NAD-dependent succinate-semialdehyde dehydrogenase: MRSVNPTTGERIAEYPPHEPAEVEHRLARAASAARTWRTSDFSERADLLRSLAAALRARRDPLARLATLEMGKPIAQAEGEVEKCAWVCEWAAGHAEAGLAPAPAATPPARSFVRFDALGVLLAVMPWNFPFWQVFRCAAPAIAAGNAVVLKHASNVCGCALAIADVFAAAGAPPGLFEVLLVPASAVADLIAHPAIAAVSLTGSEAAGRDVGAAAGRALKPAVLELGGSDPFLVLADADPAAVALEAAKARLQNNGQSCIASKRFIVEAPVADAFEDALAARFAAVRTGDPLDRATELGPLARADLRDDLHAQLSRSVEGGARVRTGGAALPGPGAFYGATVVTGVRPGMAVFDEETFGPLAAVTRARNVEEAVALANQSRFGLGASVWTGDPARGEALAARIEAGAVFVNAIVASDPRLPFGGIKASGYGRELADQGLKAFVNVKSVRVG, from the coding sequence ATGCGCTCCGTGAATCCGACGACCGGCGAGCGAATCGCCGAGTACCCGCCGCACGAGCCCGCCGAGGTCGAACATCGCCTCGCGCGCGCCGCTTCGGCGGCGCGAACGTGGCGGACTTCGGACTTCTCCGAACGTGCGGACCTCCTGCGTTCGCTCGCGGCGGCGCTGCGGGCGCGACGCGACCCGCTCGCGCGTCTCGCGACGCTGGAGATGGGCAAGCCGATCGCTCAGGCCGAGGGCGAGGTCGAGAAGTGCGCGTGGGTCTGCGAGTGGGCGGCCGGGCACGCCGAGGCGGGGCTCGCGCCGGCGCCCGCGGCGACGCCGCCGGCGCGCAGCTTCGTGCGATTCGACGCGCTGGGTGTCCTGCTCGCGGTCATGCCGTGGAACTTTCCCTTCTGGCAGGTGTTCCGCTGCGCGGCTCCGGCGATCGCGGCCGGAAACGCGGTCGTGCTCAAGCACGCCTCGAACGTCTGCGGCTGCGCGCTCGCGATCGCCGACGTGTTCGCGGCCGCGGGCGCGCCACCGGGACTCTTCGAGGTGCTGCTCGTCCCCGCTTCGGCCGTCGCGGACCTGATCGCGCATCCGGCGATCGCCGCCGTGAGCCTCACCGGCAGCGAGGCCGCGGGCCGCGACGTGGGCGCGGCGGCGGGCCGGGCGCTCAAGCCGGCCGTGCTCGAGCTCGGCGGCTCGGATCCGTTCCTCGTGCTCGCGGACGCCGATCCCGCCGCGGTCGCGCTCGAGGCGGCGAAGGCCCGGCTGCAGAACAACGGACAGAGCTGCATCGCTTCGAAGCGCTTCATCGTCGAGGCCCCGGTCGCCGACGCGTTCGAGGACGCGCTCGCCGCGCGCTTCGCCGCCGTGCGCACCGGCGATCCGCTCGATCGCGCGACCGAGCTGGGGCCGCTCGCGCGCGCCGACCTGCGCGACGACCTGCACGCGCAACTGTCGAGGAGCGTGGAGGGCGGTGCGCGCGTCCGGACCGGCGGCGCCGCGCTTCCCGGCCCCGGCGCCTTCTACGGCGCGACGGTCGTGACCGGCGTTCGCCCCGGCATGGCCGTCTTCGATGAGGAGACCTTCGGTCCGCTCGCGGCGGTGACGCGGGCGAGGAACGTCGAGGAAGCGGTCGCCCTGGCCAACCAGTCGCGCTTCGGGCTCGGGGCGAGCGTCTGGACGGGCGACCCCGCGCGTGGCGAAGCGCTCGCCGCCCGGATCGAGGCCGGCGCGGTGTTCGTGAACGCCATCGTCGCCTCGGACCCGCGGCTGCCCTTCGGAGGTATCAAGGCCTCGGGATACGGACGCGAGCTTGCCGACCAGGGCCTCAAGGCGTTCGTGAACGTCAAGAGCGTGCGCGTCGGCTGA
- a CDS encoding glucosidase yields MSDPNPPADPESRRLAEDAVRAANWRRWGAYLSERQWGTVREDYSADGTSWSYLPHDHARSRAYRWGEDGLLGLTDREGRLCFALALWNGRDPILKERLFGLSGEEGNHGEDVKEEYFYLDATPTHSYLRGLYRYPQAEFPYTRLVEENRRRGKAAPEYELADTGVLDGGRFFDVTVEYAKAAPDDILVRVTVANRGPEPASLHVLPQLWFRNVWSWGRTGEAYPARPSLSAEPGGAVLAEHATLGRFRLECDSAGGAAPELLFTENETNDARLFGAPNPQRWVKDAFHSYVVNADAAAVNPARRGTKAGVLHRLTLAPGAESVVRLRLRAEALAGPAAFGPAFEATIAERRRECDAFWAARIPAALDADERAVARQAYAGLMWSRQFYYYVVAEWLDGDPAQPPSPPGRRMGRNREWRHLYNRDVISMPDKWEYPWYAAWDLAFHVVAFAHADPAFAREQLLLFTREWYMHPNGQLPAYEWALGDVNPPVHAWAAWRVYKLTGRRGARDRLFLERVFQKLLINFTWWVNRKDNEGNNLFSGGFLGLDNVGVFDRSRPLPGGGHLEQADGTAWMAFFCGTMLSIALELASEDAAYEDLASKFFEHFVAIADAMNHFGGAGLWNEADGFYYDSLHLHGQSIPMRLRSMVGLLPLIAVEVLDQETVDRLPGFRRRMQWFLDNRQDLSRHMSWFEKPGENCRGGAGRRLLAIPSRQRLERVLRVMLDPAEFLSPHGLRSLSRVYDAQPYEFRNDGDVHRVSYAPAESDTVLFGGNSNWRGPVWFPVNYLLIEALERYDHFYGDDLKVEFPTGSGRMCSLGEVSLELARRLSSLFTPDAGGRRPFRGDADRHAGDPLWRDLLQFHEYFDGDTGRGLGASHQTGWTALVTRCLEKVARARPTPRAPGRREGTTGRRT; encoded by the coding sequence ATGAGCGACCCGAACCCGCCCGCCGATCCCGAATCGCGGCGACTCGCCGAGGACGCGGTCCGCGCCGCGAACTGGCGGCGCTGGGGCGCCTACCTGTCGGAGCGCCAGTGGGGCACCGTTCGCGAGGACTACTCGGCGGACGGCACGAGCTGGTCCTACCTGCCGCACGACCACGCGCGCAGCCGCGCCTACCGCTGGGGCGAGGACGGCCTGCTCGGGCTGACCGACCGCGAAGGGCGGCTGTGCTTCGCGCTCGCGCTGTGGAACGGTCGCGACCCGATCCTCAAGGAGCGGCTGTTCGGGCTCTCGGGCGAGGAGGGCAACCACGGCGAGGACGTGAAGGAGGAATACTTCTACCTCGACGCCACGCCGACGCACTCGTACCTGCGCGGCCTGTACCGCTACCCGCAGGCCGAGTTCCCGTACACGCGGCTGGTGGAGGAGAACCGCCGCCGCGGCAAGGCCGCCCCCGAGTACGAACTCGCCGACACGGGCGTGCTCGACGGCGGCCGCTTCTTCGACGTCACGGTCGAGTACGCCAAGGCCGCGCCGGACGACATTCTCGTGCGCGTCACGGTCGCGAACCGCGGTCCCGAGCCCGCGTCGCTGCACGTTCTGCCGCAGCTGTGGTTCCGCAACGTCTGGAGCTGGGGGCGCACCGGAGAGGCGTATCCCGCGCGGCCCTCGCTGTCGGCGGAGCCGGGCGGCGCGGTGCTCGCCGAGCACGCGACCCTCGGCCGCTTCCGGCTCGAGTGCGACTCCGCGGGCGGCGCGGCGCCGGAGCTGCTTTTCACCGAGAACGAAACCAACGACGCGCGGCTGTTCGGCGCGCCCAACCCGCAGCGGTGGGTGAAGGATGCCTTCCACTCCTACGTCGTGAACGCGGACGCGGCCGCCGTCAACCCCGCCCGCCGCGGAACGAAGGCGGGAGTGCTCCATCGCCTGACGCTCGCCCCCGGCGCCGAGTCGGTGGTCCGCCTGCGCCTGCGCGCCGAGGCGCTGGCCGGACCCGCCGCGTTCGGCCCCGCCTTCGAGGCGACGATCGCCGAGCGGCGCCGCGAGTGCGACGCGTTCTGGGCGGCGCGGATTCCCGCGGCGCTCGACGCCGACGAACGGGCGGTCGCGCGCCAGGCGTACGCGGGCCTCATGTGGTCGCGGCAGTTCTATTACTACGTCGTCGCGGAGTGGCTCGACGGTGACCCGGCGCAGCCGCCCTCCCCGCCGGGCCGCCGGATGGGCCGCAACCGCGAATGGCGCCACCTGTACAACCGCGACGTGATCTCGATGCCCGACAAGTGGGAGTACCCGTGGTACGCGGCCTGGGACCTGGCGTTCCACGTCGTCGCGTTCGCGCACGCCGACCCGGCGTTCGCGCGCGAGCAGCTGCTGCTGTTCACGCGCGAGTGGTACATGCACCCGAACGGCCAGCTGCCGGCCTACGAGTGGGCGCTCGGCGACGTGAACCCGCCCGTGCATGCGTGGGCCGCGTGGCGCGTCTACAAGCTGACCGGTCGGCGCGGCGCGCGCGACCGGCTGTTCCTCGAACGCGTGTTCCAGAAGCTGCTCATCAACTTCACCTGGTGGGTGAACCGCAAGGACAACGAGGGCAACAACCTGTTCTCGGGCGGCTTCCTCGGGCTCGACAACGTGGGAGTGTTCGACCGCAGCCGGCCCCTGCCCGGGGGCGGGCATCTCGAACAGGCCGACGGCACCGCGTGGATGGCGTTCTTCTGCGGCACGATGCTGTCCATCGCGCTCGAGCTCGCCAGCGAGGACGCCGCATACGAGGATCTCGCCTCGAAGTTCTTCGAGCACTTCGTCGCCATCGCCGACGCCATGAACCACTTCGGCGGCGCGGGGCTGTGGAACGAGGCGGACGGCTTCTACTACGACAGCCTTCACCTTCACGGCCAGTCGATTCCCATGCGCCTGCGCTCGATGGTCGGGCTGCTGCCGCTCATCGCGGTCGAAGTGCTCGACCAGGAGACCGTGGACCGGCTGCCCGGCTTCCGGCGCCGCATGCAGTGGTTCCTCGACAACCGCCAGGACCTCTCGCGGCACATGTCGTGGTTCGAGAAGCCGGGGGAGAACTGCCGCGGCGGCGCGGGGCGCCGGCTGCTCGCGATTCCCTCGCGCCAGCGTCTCGAGCGGGTGCTGCGCGTGATGCTCGACCCGGCCGAGTTCCTCTCGCCGCACGGGCTGCGCTCCCTGTCGCGTGTGTATGACGCGCAGCCGTACGAGTTCCGCAACGACGGCGACGTCCATCGCGTGAGCTACGCGCCGGCCGAGAGCGACACCGTGCTGTTCGGCGGCAACTCGAACTGGCGGGGGCCGGTGTGGTTCCCGGTCAACTATCTGCTGATCGAGGCGCTCGAACGCTACGACCATTTCTACGGCGACGACCTGAAGGTCGAGTTCCCGACCGGTTCCGGGCGGATGTGCTCGCTCGGAGAAGTGTCCCTCGAGCTGGCGAGACGGCTGTCCTCGCTGTTCACGCCGGACGCGGGCGGCCGCCGCCCGTTCCGCGGCGACGCCGATCGCCACGCCGGCGATCCGCTGTGGCGCGACCTGCTGCAGTTCCACGAGTACTTCGACGGCGACACGGGACGCGGACTCGGCGCCAGCCACCAGACCGGATGGACCGCGCTGGTGACGCGCTGCCTCGAGAAGGTCGCGCGCGCGCGCCCCACGCCCCGGGCTCCGGGACGGCGCGAGGGCACGACAGGCCGCCGGACCTGA
- a CDS encoding glucose 1-dehydrogenase, translating to MKAVTVVPAQRVVEVRERPEPKPQSPTEVVLKMIRAGVCGTDREICRFEYGTPPPGSDELVLGHESLAEVTVAGPAADGWRAGDLAVLIVRRPCEDPACDACRAGRQDFCVTGKYVERGIKGADGFMAGTVVDDARWLVRVPKELRDVGVLVEPLTIAEKALLEVNAMLDRMPWRRESVEGLSAVVLGAGPVGLLGAMALRTAGCRVTMVSREPAADARGSLLEQIGGRYVSTENEPLGSILPRLGRTDVVYEATGAAPPAFEALQALSPNGLFIFTGVPGQHGKPNVDGGALMRGLVLGNQVALGTVNAGRDAYEAAVTDLGRFMQRWPAAVRALITNHVPLADAPRALTSPPQGIKTVVEIAG from the coding sequence GTGAAAGCCGTCACCGTCGTTCCCGCCCAACGCGTCGTCGAGGTGCGCGAGCGGCCCGAGCCGAAGCCGCAGTCGCCGACGGAGGTCGTCCTGAAGATGATCCGGGCGGGCGTCTGCGGCACGGATCGCGAGATCTGCCGGTTCGAATACGGCACGCCGCCGCCGGGCAGCGACGAGCTCGTGCTCGGCCACGAGTCGCTGGCCGAGGTGACCGTGGCCGGTCCGGCGGCGGACGGCTGGCGCGCCGGCGACCTCGCCGTGCTCATCGTGCGCCGGCCATGCGAAGACCCGGCGTGCGACGCCTGCCGGGCGGGCCGGCAGGACTTCTGCGTGACCGGCAAGTACGTCGAGCGCGGCATCAAGGGCGCGGACGGCTTCATGGCCGGGACCGTCGTGGACGACGCACGCTGGCTGGTCCGCGTGCCGAAGGAGCTGCGCGACGTCGGCGTGCTCGTCGAGCCGCTCACCATCGCCGAGAAGGCCCTGCTCGAGGTGAACGCCATGCTCGACCGGATGCCGTGGCGGCGAGAGAGCGTCGAGGGACTGTCGGCCGTCGTGCTCGGCGCCGGCCCGGTCGGTCTGCTCGGCGCGATGGCGCTGCGCACGGCCGGCTGCCGCGTGACGATGGTTTCGCGCGAACCGGCGGCGGACGCGCGCGGCTCGCTGCTCGAGCAGATCGGCGGCCGCTACGTGTCCACCGAGAACGAGCCGCTCGGCTCGATCCTGCCGCGGCTCGGCCGCACCGACGTCGTCTACGAGGCGACCGGCGCCGCGCCGCCGGCGTTCGAGGCGCTGCAGGCGCTGAGCCCCAACGGCCTGTTCATCTTCACCGGCGTGCCGGGACAGCACGGCAAGCCGAACGTGGACGGTGGCGCGCTCATGCGCGGTCTGGTGCTCGGCAATCAGGTGGCGCTCGGCACGGTCAACGCCGGCCGGGACGCCTACGAAGCGGCGGTCACGGACCTCGGGCGCTTCATGCAGCGCTGGCCCGCCGCGGTGCGCGCGCTGATCACCAACCACGTTCCGCTCGCCGACGCGCCCCGCGCGCTGACCTCGCCGCCGCAGGGCATCAAGACCGTCGTCGAGATCGCCGGGTGA
- a CDS encoding transcriptional regulator, which translates to MSASAPGSRGGTVADAARRRGAGRRAGVGPAATPAAAAHHDLDRVIHERVRLAIVSALAVSPALAFNDLKKALRITDGNLSVHARRLEEAGYVECRKSFEGRVPRTEFRLTATGRRALQRYLDHMEALIRATRER; encoded by the coding sequence ATGTCGGCTTCGGCGCCTGGATCGCGCGGCGGCACCGTGGCTGACGCGGCGCGGCGCAGGGGCGCGGGACGGCGCGCCGGCGTGGGGCCGGCCGCGACGCCGGCGGCGGCCGCGCACCACGACCTCGACCGCGTCATCCACGAGCGCGTGCGGCTCGCGATCGTGAGCGCGCTGGCCGTGAGCCCCGCGCTCGCGTTCAACGACCTCAAGAAGGCGCTGCGCATCACCGACGGGAACCTCAGCGTGCACGCGCGCCGCCTCGAGGAGGCCGGATACGTCGAATGCCGCAAGTCGTTCGAAGGCCGCGTGCCGCGCACCGAGTTCCGGCTGACCGCCACCGGCCGGCGTGCGCTGCAGCGCTACCTCGACCACATGGAAGCGCTGATCCGCGCGACGCGGGAGCGCTGA
- the aspS gene encoding aspartate--tRNA ligase, whose amino-acid sequence MTTTLEGLGDWRRSHTCGGLTLADVGRQATLMGWVHRSRDHGGVLFIDLRDRFGLTQVVFRPETGGKALLDRASHLGNEFVIAVRGQVHARPADAVNPEMATGGIEVDIRELKLLSECEPLPFQVNEERMLASEDLRLKYRYLDLRRPELSRMMALRHHAAMTARAHLAGRDFLEIETPLLVRPTPEGARDYVVPSRVHHGNFYALPQSPQLYKQTLMISGMDRYFQLARCLRDEDLRADRQPEHTQIDVEMSFATEDDVFDVVEGLFAALWKECLGVEVPTPFPRITYDEAMRRFGSDKPDARFGLEFTDVTALCARSPRNVVASGAQAPGGIGVAMTLPGGAGISGTQLRKYEDVVKSAGAGGLTFFKVQAADREKQQVIFPGALLDEFLAACGAKDGDAVVFTNGPWERTCKALGVLRSQLGSADLERRGLAGATGTAQEWRFLWVRQFPLFEFNEDAKRWEPKHHMFTMPNPEHLDHLETDPGRVHAQLYDLVLNGNELGSGSVRIHRPDIQERVMKVVGLTREQAYEKFGFLLDAYRYASPPHAGIGIGLDRVIMLMGGRDSIRDTIAFPKTASATSLMDGSPGPIEAEALRELGLKPQ is encoded by the coding sequence GTGACGACCACGCTGGAAGGGCTCGGGGACTGGCGCCGCTCGCACACGTGCGGCGGACTGACCCTGGCGGACGTCGGCCGCCAGGCCACGCTGATGGGCTGGGTGCACCGCTCGCGCGATCACGGCGGCGTGCTCTTCATTGACCTGCGCGACCGCTTCGGGCTCACGCAGGTGGTCTTCCGCCCCGAGACCGGCGGCAAGGCGCTGCTCGACCGCGCCTCGCACCTCGGCAACGAGTTCGTGATCGCCGTCCGCGGCCAGGTCCACGCCCGGCCGGCGGACGCGGTCAACCCCGAGATGGCGACCGGCGGGATCGAAGTGGACATCCGCGAGCTGAAGCTGCTGTCCGAATGCGAGCCGCTGCCGTTTCAGGTGAACGAGGAACGCATGCTCGCGAGCGAGGACCTGCGGCTCAAGTACCGCTACCTCGACCTGCGCCGTCCCGAGCTGTCGCGCATGATGGCGCTGCGCCACCACGCCGCGATGACCGCGCGCGCGCACCTCGCGGGCCGGGACTTCCTCGAGATCGAGACCCCGCTGCTCGTCCGGCCGACCCCCGAAGGGGCGCGCGACTACGTCGTGCCCAGCCGCGTCCACCACGGAAACTTCTACGCGCTGCCGCAGAGTCCGCAGCTCTACAAACAGACGCTGATGATTTCCGGGATGGATCGCTACTTCCAGCTCGCGCGCTGCCTGCGCGACGAGGACCTGCGCGCCGATCGGCAGCCCGAGCACACCCAGATCGACGTCGAGATGAGCTTCGCGACCGAGGACGACGTGTTCGACGTCGTCGAGGGACTGTTCGCGGCGCTGTGGAAGGAATGCCTGGGCGTCGAGGTCCCGACGCCGTTCCCGCGCATCACCTACGACGAGGCGATGCGCCGCTTCGGCTCCGACAAACCCGACGCGCGTTTCGGACTCGAGTTCACCGACGTCACCGCGCTGTGCGCCCGGTCGCCCCGCAACGTGGTCGCCAGCGGCGCGCAGGCGCCCGGCGGCATCGGCGTCGCGATGACCCTTCCCGGCGGCGCCGGGATCTCGGGAACGCAGCTGCGCAAGTACGAGGACGTGGTGAAGTCCGCGGGCGCGGGTGGGCTGACCTTCTTCAAGGTGCAGGCCGCCGACCGCGAGAAGCAGCAGGTGATCTTCCCGGGCGCGCTGCTCGACGAGTTCCTCGCCGCCTGCGGCGCGAAGGACGGCGACGCGGTCGTGTTCACGAACGGCCCGTGGGAGCGGACGTGCAAGGCGCTCGGGGTGCTTCGCAGCCAGCTCGGCTCCGCCGACCTCGAGCGGCGCGGCCTCGCGGGCGCGACCGGCACGGCCCAGGAATGGCGGTTCCTGTGGGTGCGACAGTTCCCGCTCTTCGAGTTCAACGAGGACGCGAAGCGCTGGGAGCCCAAGCACCACATGTTCACCATGCCGAACCCGGAGCACCTCGACCATCTCGAGACCGATCCGGGCAGGGTCCACGCGCAGCTCTACGACCTGGTGCTCAACGGCAACGAACTCGGCTCGGGTTCGGTGCGCATCCACCGCCCCGACATCCAGGAGCGCGTGATGAAGGTGGTCGGGCTGACGCGCGAGCAGGCGTACGAGAAGTTCGGCTTCCTGCTCGACGCCTACCGCTACGCCTCGCCGCCGCACGCCGGCATCGGCATCGGTCTCGACCGCGTCATCATGCTGATGGGCGGACGCGATTCGATTCGCGACACCATCGCGTTCCCCAAGACCGCCTCGGCGACGTCGCTCATGGACGGCTCGCCGGGCCCGATCGAGGCGGAGGCGTTGCGCGAGCTGGGGTTGAAGCCGCAGTAG
- a CDS encoding DinB family protein — MSAGLVSPSAAREILARTPALLDGWLRGLSEPWLAAREGEGTYSPRDVVAHLLDNEEVDWLPRLRILLEHGEARPFTPFERDGFRGRFADRTVGELLDGFAARRAESLVALESLGLRGADLDRTGTHPALGRVSARQLLAAWVVHDLTHVAQVARVMAKRYREAVGPWREYLGVLADREGGRT, encoded by the coding sequence GTGTCCGCCGGCCTCGTCAGCCCGTCCGCCGCGCGCGAGATCCTGGCGCGCACGCCGGCGCTGCTCGACGGCTGGCTGCGCGGGCTTTCGGAACCGTGGCTCGCGGCCCGCGAGGGTGAAGGCACATATTCGCCCCGCGACGTCGTCGCGCACCTGCTCGACAACGAGGAGGTGGACTGGCTGCCCCGGCTGCGAATCCTCCTCGAACACGGCGAGGCCCGCCCGTTCACGCCGTTCGAGCGCGACGGGTTCCGCGGTCGATTCGCGGATCGCACGGTCGGCGAACTGCTCGACGGTTTCGCCGCGCGCCGCGCCGAGAGCCTCGTCGCGCTCGAATCGCTCGGACTGCGCGGCGCCGATCTCGACCGCACCGGCACGCACCCGGCGCTGGGCCGGGTGAGCGCGCGACAATTGCTGGCCGCATGGGTGGTGCACGACCTCACGCACGTCGCGCAGGTGGCGCGCGTGATGGCGAAGCGGTACCGCGAAGCCGTCGGCCCGTGGCGGGAGTATCTCGGTGTGCTCGCGGACCGCGAAGGAGGCAGAACGTGA
- a CDS encoding histidine--tRNA ligase, with the protein MAPRHQAPRGTRDLLPDETRLWRRAESLARGVLERYGYGELRTPVFEDYELFARTSGESSDVVQKEMYRFKDLGERELALRPEFTAGVLRAYLEHGLGGRARVHRLWSMGPVFRYGRPQKGRWRQFSQLNCELVGSPAPGADVEMIALFVDLYEAWGFRDLTVLVNSVGQPATRRAYGERLRTWLAPVRARLSADSQARLEVNPLRVLDTKDEGDLALLRGEGWPGGAPGPLPRLLDALDAEDREHWDAVLAGLDAAGIRHEVDHGLVRGLDYYTRTAFEVHDRSLGAQSALGGGGRYDGLVEMLGGPPTPGVGFAIGLDRALLVIAGRDAPPATEERVCLVAMDGTRAAATALARELRREFAVEHDVEARGFGAQMKSAGRSGARFLVLLGEEEWARGEVVLKDSQDGTQESLVRDALAGALRAKLRKTAQPSGDEHR; encoded by the coding sequence GTGGCGCCGCGTCATCAGGCTCCCCGCGGCACGCGCGACCTGCTGCCCGACGAGACGCGCCTGTGGCGCCGGGCCGAGTCCCTCGCGCGCGGCGTGCTCGAGCGCTACGGCTACGGCGAACTGCGCACCCCCGTCTTCGAGGACTACGAGCTGTTCGCCCGCACGTCCGGCGAGTCGAGCGACGTCGTCCAGAAGGAGATGTACCGCTTCAAGGACCTCGGCGAGCGCGAGCTCGCGCTGCGCCCCGAGTTCACCGCCGGCGTGCTGCGGGCCTACCTCGAGCACGGCCTCGGCGGCCGCGCCCGCGTGCACCGGCTGTGGAGCATGGGCCCGGTGTTCCGCTACGGGCGTCCGCAGAAGGGCCGCTGGCGGCAGTTCTCGCAGCTCAACTGCGAGCTGGTCGGATCGCCCGCGCCGGGCGCGGACGTCGAGATGATCGCGCTGTTCGTGGACCTGTACGAAGCGTGGGGCTTTCGCGACCTGACGGTGCTCGTGAACAGCGTCGGCCAGCCGGCCACGCGCCGCGCCTACGGCGAACGCCTGCGGACGTGGCTCGCGCCGGTGCGCGCGAGGCTTTCCGCCGACTCGCAGGCGCGGCTCGAGGTGAACCCGCTGCGGGTGCTGGACACCAAGGACGAGGGCGACCTCGCCCTGCTGCGCGGCGAGGGCTGGCCCGGAGGCGCGCCGGGCCCGCTGCCGCGGCTGCTCGACGCTCTCGATGCGGAGGACCGCGAGCACTGGGACGCGGTGCTGGCCGGGCTCGACGCCGCGGGCATCCGTCACGAGGTGGACCACGGCCTCGTGCGCGGCCTGGACTACTACACGCGCACGGCCTTCGAGGTTCACGATCGCTCGCTCGGCGCGCAGAGCGCGCTCGGCGGCGGCGGGCGTTACGACGGCCTCGTCGAGATGCTGGGCGGCCCGCCGACGCCGGGGGTCGGCTTCGCGATCGGGCTCGACCGCGCGCTGCTCGTGATCGCCGGGCGCGACGCGCCGCCCGCCACGGAAGAGCGCGTGTGCCTCGTGGCGATGGACGGCACGCGCGCCGCGGCGACCGCGCTCGCCCGCGAGCTTCGACGCGAGTTCGCGGTCGAGCACGACGTCGAGGCGCGCGGCTTCGGCGCGCAGATGAAGTCCGCCGGCAGGTCCGGCGCGCGCTTCCTCGTGCTGCTCGGCGAGGAGGAATGGGCGCGCGGCGAGGTGGTGCTCAAGGACTCGCAGGACGGCACGCAGGAATCGCTCGTACGTGACGCGCTCGCCGGCGCGCTGCGCGCGAAGCTTCGGAAGACGGCGCAGCCGTCGGGGGACGAACACAGGTGA
- the vanZ gene encoding VanZ family protein — translation MRYWLPVAAYVSLIFVLSAQPNLRPPFHFQNSDKLSHLLEYGVLGVLLARAMRATLRPRSWLLTTMLTMALGLGIGAGDEFFQSFVPGRDSTVFDWLADGTGITFAQLAYLAAAREREA, via the coding sequence ATGCGTTACTGGCTGCCCGTCGCCGCTTACGTGAGCCTGATCTTCGTCCTCAGCGCACAGCCGAACCTGCGGCCGCCGTTCCATTTCCAGAACTCGGACAAGCTCTCGCACCTGCTCGAGTACGGCGTCCTCGGCGTGCTGCTCGCGCGCGCGATGCGGGCGACGCTGCGCCCGCGCAGCTGGCTGCTGACGACGATGCTGACGATGGCGCTGGGCCTCGGGATCGGGGCCGGCGACGAGTTCTTCCAATCGTTCGTGCCGGGCCGCGACTCGACCGTGTTCGACTGGCTCGCCGACGGCACCGGGATCACTTTCGCGCAACTCGCCTATCTCGCGGCCGCCCGCGAACGGGAGGCGTGA